Proteins encoded together in one Sylvia atricapilla isolate bSylAtr1 chromosome 2, bSylAtr1.pri, whole genome shotgun sequence window:
- the LOC136373353 gene encoding sciellin-like → MAVQQWSSLLGEAGLSLSLKVFKTQLEKYLSSLSAVPALSRRDENLGDHTEVKSADKQSKTWIIEKAYENPPRAPNNLPETNISTDDERKTSKSSLAAYEENITGNTIKTVYSTSDRSIIGKDICTYCRKPLGIDAKMILDALQIYCHSTCFKCEVCKRPLEDLKAGDSIWIYKQTVHCEPCYSKVKEKWIY, encoded by the exons ATGGCTGTCCAGCAGTGGAGCAGCCTGCTTGGAGAGGCTGGGCTATCTCTCTCCTTGAAGGTTTTCAAGACCCAACTAGAGAAATACTTGAGCAGCctcagtgctgtccctgctttgagcagaag AGATGAGAACCTTGGGGATCACACTGAAGTAAAGTCTGCTGATAAACAAAGTAAAACGTG gATAATTGAGAAAGCATATGAAAATCCTCCAAGGGCTCCAAATAATCTCCCAGAAACAAACATCTCCACTGATGATGAAAGAAAGACCAG CAAATCTTCACTTGCTGCCTATGAAGAAAATATAACTGGAAATACTATCAAAACTGTTTATTCTACTTCTGATCG GAGTATAATTGGAAAAGATATATGTACATACTGCAGGAAGCCCTTGGGCATAGATGCCAAAATGATCTTAGATGCCTTGCAAATTTACTGTCATTCGACTTGCTTCAAG TGTGAAGTATGTAAGAGACCTCTGGAAGATCTGAAAGCGGGAGACAGCATTTGgatttacaaacaaactgtGCACTGTGAGCCTTGTTATTCCAAAGTTAAAG aAAAATGGATCTACTAA